One segment of Cherax quadricarinatus isolate ZL_2023a chromosome 60, ASM3850222v1, whole genome shotgun sequence DNA contains the following:
- the LOC128694464 gene encoding hemocyanin subunit, translating into MKVLVFCALVSAAAAWRNYGFVNDEAGASDAQIQNDVNYLLFKVFEPIRHKTLRQLGETFDPEADTSHYSDGGAAVHKLLKELKDQRLLKKKHWFSLFNTRQREEALFLYDVLEHSNDWQTFVGNAAYFRNHVNEGEFVYALYAAVVHSSLTKHVVLPPLYEVTPHLFTNSEVIQQAYRAKMTQTPVKFRSEFTGSQKNPEQRVAYFGEDIGLNTHHVTWHLEFPFWWNDANEGHHLDRKGENFFWVHHQLTVRFDAERLSNYLDPVDELHWEETIREGFAPHTTYKYGGYFPSRPDNVHYEDVDGVARIRDMIILESRIRDAIAHGYVTAHDGSTIDINNSHGIDVLGDVIESSTYSPNVEYYGALHNTGHVVLGRQGDPHGKYDLPPGVLEHFETATRDPAFFRLHKYIDNIFREHKDSLTPYTEEELEFSGVAINNVAIDGTLETFFEDFEYSLVTAVDDTPEVPDVAISTIVSRLNHKDFSFNIDVTNNNDHEVLATVRIFAWPHRDNNGIVYPFNEGRWRAIELDRFWRKLSPGANHIVRKSTESAVTVPDVPSFKSLVEKTKAALASGSQLDLHDYESAVGLPNRFLIPKGNSGGLELDLVVAVTDGKADAAVENLHENTVFNHYGYHGVYPDNRPHGYPLDRRVDDERIFHDLSNFHQQTVKVYNH; encoded by the exons ATGAAGGTCTTGGTGTTCTGTGCTCTAGTGTCAGCTGCCGCCGCTTGGCGAAATTATGGCTTCGTGAACGACGAGGCTG GGGCATCTGACGCGCAAATACAGAATGACGTGAATTATCTACTGTTCAAGGTATTTGAACCTATACGACATAAAACTCTGAGACAACTCGGTGAGACCTTCGACCCTGAAGCTGACACATCTCACTATTCTGACGGTGGAGCTGCTGTCCACAAGCTATTAAAAGAACTGAAGGACCAAAGGCTGCTCAAAAAAAAACACTGGTTCTCCCTCTTTAATACACGACAACGTGAAGAAGCACTTTTTCTCTATGATGTTTTGGAACATAGCAATGACTGGCAAACATTTGTCGGCAATGCTGCATATTTCAGAAATCATGTTAATGAAGGAGAATTTGTTTATGCTTTATATGCAGCAGTCGTCCACTCTTCACTTACCAAACACGTTGTACTGCCACCACTTTATGAGGTCACCCCACATTTGTTCACAAACAGTGAAGTTATCCAGCAAGCCTATCGTGCCAAGATGACTCAAACACCTGTTAAATTCAGGTCAGAATTCACTGGGAGCCAAAAGAACCCAGAGCAACGTGTAGCATACTTCGGCGAAGATATTGGCCTGAATACTCACCACGTTACCTGGCACTTGGAGTTCCCATTCTGGTGGAATGACGCAAATGAAGGTCACCATCTGGATCGTAAGGGTGAAAACTTCTTCTGGGTACATCACCAGCTCACTGTTCGTTTCGATGCTGAACGTCTGTCAAACTACTTGGATCCTGTGGACGAACTTCACTGGGAAGAAACTATCAGAGAAGGCTTTGCTCCTCATACAACTTACAAGTATGGTGGGTACTTCCCTTCTCGTCCTGATAATGTTCACTATGAGGATGTCGACGGTGTTGCTCGTATTCGCGACATGATCATTCTTGAGAGCCGCATTCGTGATGCCATTGCCCATGGATATGTTACAGCCCATGATGGATCTACTATCGACATAAACAACTCACACGGAATTGATGTCCTTGGTGATGTCATTGAGTCGTCAACATACAGCCCTAACGTTGAGTACTATGGTGCTCTCCACAATACTGGTCACGTGGTACTTGGTCGCCAGGGAGATCCACATGGAAAATATGACTTACCTCCTGGAGTACTGGAACACTTTGAAACTGCCACCCGTGACCCAGCATTCTTTAGGCTACATAAATATATTGATAATATCTTCAGGGAACACAAGGATAGTCTCACTCCCTACACTGAGGAAGAATTAGAGTTCAGTGGTGTTGCTATCAACAATGTTGCCATTGATGGCACACTAGAAACGTTCTTTGAGGATTTCGAATACAGCTTAGTTACTGCTGTGGATGACACCCCTGAAGTTCCAGATGTTGCTATATCTACTATTGTATCACGTCTAAACCACAAAGACTTTTCCTTCAACATTGACGTTACCAACAATAATGATCACGAAGTGTTGGCAACAGTTCGTATCTTCGCCTGGCCACATCGTGACAACAATGGTATTGTCTATCCATTCAATGAGGGACGGTGGAGAGCCATTGAGCTAGACAGGTTCTGGAGAAAAc TGAGTCCTGGTGCGAACCACATCGTGCGCAAGTCTACTGAATCGGCAGTGACTGTCCCTGACGTGCCTAGTTTCAAGTCACTGGTAGAGAAGACTAAAGCTGCTCTCGCCTCTGGTAGCCAACTCGACCTTCATGATTACGAGAGTGCAGTTGGACTGCCCAACAGGTTCTTGATCCCCAAGGGTAACTCAGGAGGTCTAGAGCTCGACCTGGTGGTGGCTGTGACTGACGGCAAAGctgatgctgctgtagaaaaTCTACATGAAAATACTGTTTTCAATCACTATGGCTACCACGGAGTGTATCCCGACAACCGACCACACGGTTATCCCCTGGATCGTCGTGTAGATGATGAACGCATCTTCCACGACCTTTCCAATTTCCACCAACAAACAGTCAAGGTCTACAATCATTAG